GAGAACAGAGCCGGGAATATTCAAGCATTAAAGAACGACTTGAAGCTGGCAGACAGAGCATTGCGGAGCGAGAAAGAGAAGCTGCGAAGCGCAAACGTCACGATAGAGGAATGTCAAGATAAAATACGATGCTTAACACAACAACGGGATTATGCCCGGACACATCAGAAAATCGTAGAGATACCGGTAGAAAAGCCGGTACTCTATAAAAAATGCGAAGCCTGTGACCGGACAGCCTATCAGAATGCAAAAGCAAGATACGAAACACAAAAAGAGCAACTTGCAGGACAATATAAAGCAAAAACGGTAATGTTCCAAACAACCTTGTTCCTTCTTGCATGGTATTCGCTGACAACCACTCTTTTTCAGGCAGTACAGTCAGATGTGTTCCTTTCCGATTGCAAATCATTCTTCCATGATGCAGCATCATTCATACAAACTTTTATTGGTTGGACGATTGATGCCGGGCAATCTGTGGCACAAATCAGCACAAAAATTCCAAATGAGATTATAGCCGGAATCATATATTGGTTATTGCTGATATTGGTTGTGGGAATATGTGTGGCAGGGACAGGAATACTGGCGATACTGATAGAAATAAAGGTTATAGAATTATATAAGAAAAACTGTTGGGATGTTATTACCCTACTGATGATACTGACAAGTGCGGCTGTCATCATTTATTTTGGAGAAGTAATTAAAAAAGCATTATCAATAAATCTGTTGTTCTTTTGGTTAATTTTACAAGGAATATATCTTACAATTCGACGCTATATAAGTCAAGATACTGATTGACTAGATACAAAATATTTGATAAAATATAAATAGAAATACAGCAGATCAAAGGAGGTAAAACTTATGAGAGCAAAGAAAGTGATTGTAGGGGTAGCTATTAGTGCAATGTTAATTTCTTCATCAATTCCAGTAATGGCATTTTCTGTTACAAACGGGAATAAGACATTTGATAAAAAGTGGGAATTGAGCACTACATCTGATGGCGGAAAAGGTGTTTTGACTTATGGTTATAATACTCTTGCTATTAATGAAGATTATGCACACGCATATCATTCAACTAAAGATCATTACGCATATGTCAAAAATGGAAATGGTTCTTTTTCGGGTTCAAATGTTGGTAAAGGTAATTGGTCTAAAATTGAGGTTGCTCATAAAGGAAATAGTATTACCTACGGTAATAGCTACTAAACAAAGGTTCGGGATAATGGCTGAGTGGTTGGAATTCCAACCACTCTTTTTTGTGGAGTGTATATAAATGAAGAAAAAAATAAAATATATAGGAATTGTTTTGGTTATTTTGTTCTGTTGCTATAATTTATTTTGGTACTTCGGGAGTTATAAACCATATAACGAATTTCAGAAAGACTTCCCTGAAATAGAAGAATCTGGAGTAAAAATTTACACAGATAAAGATGGATTCCAGTATAGTGTGTCTGTCCCTGATTATTTGCTTTGGAATGGAAATCTTGCGATAGCTGAGTCAGATGTTCGATATGCACTAATTATTTGGATAAAACCATTTCACCAAGGAATAAGTCAAGGCGTGCTATTTAATGACTATAAGGATTTGAATACTCAAATTATGTTGTCAAGTAGCAAAAAAGCTGAAGATCAAGAAGATCAATGGATTGTTGATGAAAATAGCACAATATTGACTACGATATTTGAAAAAGCAAATAAAGTATGGAATCTGGGGTTGAAATAAATGAAAGCAATTAAAAACTTATGTTTGTTTTGTTTCCTGATTTTTGGAATACTTATGCAATCTGAAATATTTCAAGATCAGCTTTGGAACTTTTCTACAGCATATTTTACGTCATCACGCTATGAAGTTGCTAGTGAAGATATGTCGCAGTTTCTGAAAGATGTATCAGAAACTGCAACGGAGAATGATGTACATATTTTTTCTCAGTACAATGAAATCAATAATAAATACCTTTCAACACTTCATATTTATGGCGATGATAAAGTAATCAGACAAACATTAAAAAATACTGCAAACATAGAAGAATCAGAATATACCGCTTTAGTTTCCGGAATTACGAAAGTAAAATTTCATAATCTCTCAGAATTGCAAAGTACCTCTGTGGGTTATGAAAACTTTATCTCATACATAGGAAATGAGGACAATATTATCTCTGCATATCAGAAATTATCAGAAAAATATAGCTTAACTTATCCAGAATATTGGAATTCTACGGAAAAGGACATGATTTTTATTATATGGGGTATGATTATTGCATTGATGATTGTTCTAAATGTAATTGAAGTGGTTAGGCGAAAAAAAGAGGTTGTTGTACGAGTTTCCTTAGGAGAAAGTGCTGGTTTCATAGCATTTAAGGCTGCTTTATTCGATGTAACTTTTGACATTGCATTATTTATTGTTGCAAAAATATTGCTGTCAAATTATATATCGGGAGCATATGAGAATAGACTCGTCACAATTTTATATTCCATTGGAATTATTCTTTCCACTATTCCATATTGTTCTTTTTGCTTTTTTGATATTAGAAAGGCATTCGCAAATGCAACACACAAAAGAGGAGTGGATTTTTTAATTTATTCGTTAAAATTTATAGCAGGGGTAGCCGCTGTTTTTACAATTATCACTAATATTAGTAGTATTCATAATAACCTATTTACAAATGAACATTTGTTAGAAGAATATTATGATGCAAATTATTTTACCGTAAAGACTACTGATTTTAATGCTGAAAAAGAAGAAGCTTTTTGGAATAAACTATACAAGAATGAATATAACACATTAAAGCCTGTAATATGCTTGAATATTTTAAATGATAAAAATGATGTGATATATGTAAATAATCATGCAAAAGATATGTTACAAGGTTTTACGAAGCAGATAAATGCAGTAGAGAATGAATCTTCTGATTTGATTATTTTCATTCCAAAGAATAGATATTTTGCTAAAAACAAGCAATTAGCCTATGACTCCTTGAGCCATGTTTTAAATCATGATAATTTACAACAATTAAATATTCAGTACATAGAGTATAGCGAAACAGAATACTTTTCCTATTTAGATACAAGTAGAATAAATGGTATCGAAAAAAGCAAAAATCCGATAATTATTTATCAGGCAAACAAAGATTTAGCAGTCAATGGTGGGTATCTTGAAAGCTATAAAGCAGGAGCAGTTTTATTTCAATGTGATGAAAAACAGCTAAGAAATATCAGCAAAAAGTATGAAGATATGCTTGGAAATTATCAGCTAGTAATTACAAACGTACATGAACAGTATTTATATAATCACACATTTTTAATAAAACTCGTGGGATTTTTAAGTTCTCTTTGTACGATTGTATTGCTTTTAAATATTATGATTATTGTTACCGTAAGTAGACTAGAGTTCCGAGAAAATGCAATGAAAATTTCCTTGATGAAAATCTTTGGATATAGTTTATTTGAACGGCACAAAACACTTCTTAAAATGATTGTAGTGGAAAATTTTGTGATATTAGTAGGTATGCTTATCTATTCTTTATTATCGGTACAGACTGAAGTAGGAATTAGCATTCTTGTTAGTTCATTTATGGCACTAATAGAATTTACAATTATTTTCTTTAATATCACAATTGTTGAAAAAACAAACATACCGAAATCATTAAAAGGAGGTTGCTTATGATAATAATTGAAAATCTATGCAAAGCATATAATGATAAAATTTTGTTCAAAAATTTTCATTTGGAAATTCCAGATAGCAGTTTTTTGGTAATTAGTGGCGAAAGTGGATGCGGAAAAAGTACTTTACTTAATATGATTGGAGGTATTGAAACTCCTGACAAAGGTTCTATTATTGTGAATGGTTTTGATGTGACAAAAAAAGGAAAAAAGCAGAAATATTTCAAAGAAGTTGTTGGATTTTTATTTCAAAATTTTGCCCTTTTGGAAAACAAAACAGTAAAAGAAAATCTAGAAATAATAAAAAAATCAGGTAGAACGGATATTTTAATAAATGAAGCTCTTGAAAAAGTTGGTTTACAGAAAGTAATTAACAAAAAAGTCTATCAATTATCTGGTGGCGAACAGCAGAGAGTTGCGTTAGCTCGTTTAATGCTAAAGAAATGTTCGATTGTATTAGCAGACGAACCAACTGGTTCCTTAGACAAAAAAAATAGTGAGATTGTTATGAATATATTGCATGAGTTAAGTGAACAGGGAAAAACAGTTATTGTTGTAACTCATAGTGAAGAAATTGTAGCACAAGAAAAGCATGTTCTATATTTATAATACCCATAATAGAAGAATATGTTCTTTCGGGAGACACCTCCTCTAAGAACATATTCTTTTGGTTAAAATTGATTATAAAGATACTTTTACTTCAGTATATTCGCTATATTGATGGGATATATATTTGCATATTATTTATATGGATAAGAATTATAACTCTAGTGAGTCTTCTGCATCTACCCACATCTGTAAATTACCCTCAAGATATAATCTTGCATATTCCAAAGGCTCATCCACAGCCAATGAAGTAAGCGCACATTCTGATCCGTATGTGGTTTTTAGATTTTTTTCAGCTTTCCAGCAATCAATGCGAAGCATATATCCGGCACTTGTGTAAACATCAATACTATCGTGATTTATGTTGTATTCTGCATAAATTGTTCTCATCGTATCTTATCTCCATTTTCTTTTAATAATCAGTTATAGAGTTAAATATCGAAAACATTTCAATCAGTTCACCATGTCGTTATTGTTATACTGTGTTATGAAATTTTCTTTCCCTTATTTTTTCCCATATTAAGGTTCATGAAAACCAATGTGAGAATATAACACAAGGGAAAGAGTAAGGGAAAGCTCACTTGCTACAAACTTAGTATTTTCAAGGGTTTGCGAAGAATTTGATAATTAAATATAACAGTTATTAAATTTCCTAAAATATGTGAAATATCAACTGTAAGTTGTCGAGTTTTATATATTGACCAAAAGTTTGATTTAAGAACTATAAGACTTTTTTCAAATAATATCTATAATGCTTTTCTGGACAATTTTCTAATATACCAAATACAATATACCCTTGCTTCTCATAAAATTCTTTGGCTTGAAAATCAAATGTATCAAGATGAATAAGTTTAGCACCTTTTGATTTAGCATCATTTTCAACTTCTTCTAAAAGTAAGCTACCAAGTTTTTTCCCTCTATAACTAGAATCGACCCACAATGTATCAACATAAACTACATTCCAACAATACATCCTTGCTACAATACCAGCAACAATCTTATCATCCTTACCGATTTTCTTGCTTAAATCTATGAAATTTTCTTTCTGTTTAGCCTCAACCTGAGATAGATTATATTCCACCAGTCTTTCAATAATATAATCCTGTTCTTTCTTTGAACATACATCAATTTTCATAATATAATTTCCTTTCATATAATAAATCGGATTTGTCCAGATTTACAAATTCTATTTGCTTAACTTTCACTACTCACAGTATAATTCGATTTTATAAAATACACAAGTAAAAAGGTATGAGAGACTTTCACACCTCCGCATACCCTTTTATCCATTCCATGCCAATAACAGCAACAGCTCGTTATTCTTTTACATAACAAATCAATTCGCCAACTTCACAATCAAAATAATCACATAACTTACAAATCAAATTTGCATCCAGCCTTTGAAATTCATTTCTGCAATATCTGTTAAAATTTGACCTCGGAATATCCAACTCTTTGCAAATGGTATTCTTACTGATATCCCGTTCTTTCAACAGTTCTTCTATCCTTAACTCTAAATGTCCATAATTCATATACATCACCCCTACACAAAGTATATTTAATAAATCTTTATGTAGTAATTCACTATACAGCGAGGTACTATATAGTTATCCCCTTAGGGATTTAAGAAAGAGAGGTGCATACACATGAAAATAAAAGTCATAACTACATTTTTATTGTTCTGTCTAATTGCCGGAATCTGCTATTACATCAGTCTGCCCGATTACCATGTCCGTAACAGCATGTCATTCAGTAATCAAGGCACACGAGACACGGAGCTAACTGTTATTGTTTACAAATATTGGGGAATTGATGAGACTATTCGTAAAATCGAAACAGAACACAACAAGATTAACGGCACTCCTACTACCCTTGAAATCAATCTCTATTATTCTGCATGGCTGATTCGTTATGGAGAGAAACCCTTTAAAACCGTTGTTTTTGAATATGACTAAGAAAAAGAATAACAGACAACACTTTCGCAATCGTGCTGTCTGCTATTCTCTGTATACTTTCCACATCTAGTTCTTTCTTGTTCGTGTTCTTTCAAAAACCAACGTTCCGAAGGATGCCCAGAGCGACGGTTCCTAACAGGGCGGCGGGTCGGCTGGGCAAGTGGACGCCTTAGATTACTTCTGCTATTTCGTCACATATTCGATTGGACTATCTTCAATTCCCTCATATTTCTTTATAGTAAGAAGATTGTTAATAAAGTCTAATACCTTGTTTGTATCTTCATCATCCAGTAGGTCCAACTTAGTCAAGATATCAATGTCTGTTTGATTTTCCACTTGTATTGATATGGGTTCTGACATATCCACAACCGCTTTAAATTTTTTCTTTCTGTGAACCACATCAATATCTGTAGTCAATCCCATAACATGACTTTTGCTTACGCCAAACAGTTGTGATAACCTATCCCATATAGAATCATCCCTTGGAGTTCCATTCCCATTTTCATAGTTAGTCAGCATACTTTGTGAAATTCCCAACTCTTTTGCCAATTCCGCAACTGTGATGTTATTTTCTTTTCTCAATTCTTTTATTTTATTCATCGCAATCCTCCTTGTTTATGCTCATTATATTTCAATGTTTTCACTCTGTCAATCTTTTTATCGGATATTAAGATATTTCTCTTGACATCGCTTATTCTGTGCTGTATTATAATAAATATCTGAATATCAGATAATCAAATATTTTAAGGAGGTCATATTTATTGATTAGAGGAACTGATTTCATTTTAAACCCGGACAAACTGGAGGAACAATTTCAATTAGTCGAAGTATCTGAATGGATTGACTACAACACCAAAGAGAAACTAGGCTTCTACTACACTGTTCTTTTTCCAAAGCTGAAATTTGAGAAAATCAAAGTTGGCGTTAAAAATGCCAATCAGCTTGTGTCTAATGAAGAATTGGAGCAAAGAGGACAAGTGACCGTTTCATTTGAGGGACTACATACATGGGCGAGTCTTTATAATGGACGCTTATCCGTCAAAGCAGAAGCTGCCAATATCAGAAAAGCCGGAACAAAATAGTTCCCTAAAGGGGGCAGATAGTCAGTGCCGGACAACGTCATAAGGTGCTGACTATCTGCACCATTTAAGGAAACAGATATCGTTCTATCTTTACTTGATATATAAAACAACATCTTCCGAAAAATCGGAGTAGAAACAAGCACATACAAAATAGGATACGAGGTGAATTTCGTGGGCAAAGCAAAACAATGTTTTGTATACAATACGAAAATCATTGAAACTCCTACTACGAAAGAAGTGTATTTCTATGAAACTCCAATTTACAGCCATTCAAATTCAGATTCAAAAACAAGTAATACACAAGCACATAAACGTAAAGTATTTGATGAAATGTCGGCTCATAAGCAATATGACAGTTTAAAGCGCAAGCAAAAACACTATGAGCAAACCCGTTGGGAGATTGCCCGTATTGTTGACTGCAATTTTGATAACAAGACCAAATTTTTAACGCTGACATTCCGAGAGAATATTCAAGACATCACTATAACCAACAAGGAATTTAAGTATTTTATACAACGATTAAATTACTATCTGTATCAAACCAAAGTCCAGACATTGAAATATATTGCAACGTGGGAGAAACAGAAACGTGGAGCAATCCACTACCATGTTATTTTCTTTGATTTTCCGTTTGTGGCAAAGGAAAAACTACAAGATTTATGGACGTATGGATTTATCAAAATAAACCGCATTGATGTAGACAGCATGGAGAACAGAGGACGTTATTTAAGCAAATATTTTGGTAAAGACCTAGAGTTAAAGGAACACAAAAAAAAGGCATTTTTCAAATCTCAAAACCTTAAAATGCCAATTGAACAAAAGTTAATGCTTACAGATGATATTCTACAGGATTTAACACAAGAGAATGTCGTCTTTCAGAAAGAATATACCAGACAGGTGTATGATACAAAATCTATCATTACAAACGGCTCACCCCTTAAAGACAGCAGTGTTACATATCTGAAAATTAAAAAGGGGCGTGATTGTACTGGCTAAACTGAACGCCCTTGAAATCCTGCAATATGAGAAAGCCATTATGTCGAGAGCAGATTCAATAAAGATATTGTATCAAGAATTAAAAACTGGTATACTTTCGCTAACGGATATACAAGAACAGGTTGATATGAATAAAAAACAAGTTCTTGATTTACACAAAAAAATGTATAACTACTGGCAAGGAAAAAATGGTAAGTGGTACAGCTATTTACCAAAAGAGGGGGTTGAACCGCCAAAGGGAAAGCAGATTGAGAGTGTCAACGAGGAAAAATTGAATAGTAAAATCATAGAGTATTATGTCATTGAGGAATCCCGAAAAAAGCAGGAAAAGACTTGCCCTACTTTCCTAGAAGTCTATTACATGTGGCGAAGTATTAAGGATTTAGAATTAGACGATAACTCAATCTATAAGTTTAATACTGACTGCAAACGTTTCTTTGTTGGTACAGACTTTGCTGAGATGCCTATTAATCAGATTAATGAGAACACAATAAAAGTTTTTATGTTGGAAACCATCAAGCGACTTGAATTGTGCAAAGAAACCACACGTAAGTTTTTCAGCTATATAAAAAACGTGATTAGATACGCAAGAATTGAAAAAATTATCACAGATAATCCAGTGGAATTTCTTGAGCCTAAGGACTTTACAAAACATTGTGGAGAAATTGAAGTATCTGACTGCGATAAATACTATACCGATACTGAACTTGCTATTATCTTAAAAGCCTTGCATGGATATTATAGGGAGAACCCTTTATATATGCCGCCTTATGCCATAGAATTAGCAATGTACACGGGTATGAGGGTTAGTGAGCTATCAACCTTGAAATGGTCTGATATCAATGATATCTGCATCAGTATCAATAAATCTGCAAAACACAATCGGTTAAAAAATGAATTTTCTGTTGGTAAGACTAAAACCAAGAAATCAAGAGCCTATCCGGTTGACGGACAGATTAATCACTTATTGGCACGCATCAAGCGAGTACAAGAAGAACATGGAATTTTATGTGAATGGATTTTCACGGATGGCAATGGAAGTTATACCCATGCAAGAAACATAACTGACTGCATGACACGGTTATGCCGGGAAAACAAATTAAACGGTGGTGGTATCACTAAGCTACGGAAAACAACCAGTTCCGACTTACAAGCTAAAGGCACACCAAAATCAGTGGTCGCAAGTATGTTAGGACATACTACCGAGGTCAACGAGAAGTATTATACCTATGACACTTCAAACCTTGCCGAAAAGAAAAAGATTATCCAAGAGCGAAATGCCAAATTTAAGAATCTGGCACACACTGGATAATCCCAACCAAAGCCAACCAACTTTTTCAACACCTAAAAAATGAAAAACCCCCATAAAATGGGGGTAAAATCGGAGTGACGTGATTCGAACACGCGACCTCTACGTCCCGAACGTAGCGCTCTACCAAGCTGAGCCACACTCCGATATAAGATAAGAAATTCTTATCTTATAACCTACGGATAGAGGACTCGAACCTCTACTAACAGAGTCAGAGTCTGCTGTGCTGCCATTACACCAATCCGCATCACCTCATGTTTCGTCTCTGTCAGACGCAACATAGTTATTATATCCACATGTATAAAAAAAGTCAATACCTTTTTTATATTTTTTGTTTTTATTTAATAAAGGTGATTGAGTGTGAACAGTAACGAATAGGGCCGACCATCACGCCGGCCCATTCTTTAAGAATTTTTTACATGCCTTAATTGCTCATTGAGCATATTTAACATTTCAGGTGTAATTGCTGGTCCGATCATTTTCGCAAGCTCTACGAATGTCAACGAACGAATTGAATTCTGCACACTCTCAGTCAGTAACGCTTTACCACCTTCTCCAAACGAGATAAACAACCCATTCAGAATTTCATTGCCTTTCTCTGTATCCAGTATTGTCCCTATCTCATCATATACAGACAGAAAGCCCTGTGTTGCTTCAAGCTTCTTTTTTTCTCCATACTCATCCAGGAACCAGTTGACTCCGTCATTTTCGCCGGACTCCAGAATATACTCTGCCTCCAATCCATCTGTATGAGTAAAAGCGGCCTCGTCTTCGCAAACCTTCTCATCTCCGCAATAACCATAAATTGTAATTTGGTGATTTTGAGTTAATTTAATACCTTCAAACAGGAAACAATATGTCCCTTTTTGTTCTTGGATCCGTTTTCCATCCATCCAAAGTTCCGCCTTTTCGATTCCTGTGGCGTATACTTTTATTGTTGTAGTGTCTCCCGGTCTTTTTTGAAAACGCTTTGAACAGATGTGCACAAACGGTTTTTCTGTCCAATATGCTTTATAAAGATAAAATGCATCCTTTTTAATTTTCCGATCATATGTAACCAGACCTTTTGTATTACGCCCTTGTGTGCCACCTTCTTTTCTCTTATCTGCCGCAAAATCGAACATATTCCACACAAAGCTGCACCAGAGATACGGTCGTTCCTGTATTGCCTGAAGCATTTTTTCGTGATAATAAGACTGGTACTCTTCCGTATAATCCTGACGTTTCGGAGCATCCGAATGATATTGAACATTGGTATCTGCGCCATATTCCGAAATTCCCATGCACATATCAGAATTTTCTTTATGGAGAGAGTCCATCCACGCTCCGCAGTCCTCTACTTTTCCTGCATACCATCCCATATAAACATTATAGGCCGATAAATCTGTAATCTTGTTCTGTTCACTTTGGCTCTCCACAGTTGTCAGATTTGCAAGCACTGTTTTTCGGGACGGGTCCAGCTTGTGGCATAATTTCTGCAGAATCCTCTGATTTTCCACAAGTTCATCAGACTCTTCCCCCATCGTGATTTCATTACTGATCCCCCAAAAGCAAATACTTGGATGATTATAATTCTGCATAATCAATTCCCGCATCTGTCGTACAGTATCCTCTTTTGCTTCTTTCGTATTTATAAAACGAGAAATAAATGGAATTTCCGCCCAAACTACCATACCTAACTCATCACAAAAATCATAAAAACTCTGTGCATGCTGATAATGTGCCAGTCTTACTGCTGTAGCTCCTATTTCATGAATCAACATCGCATCTTCTCTTTGATCTTCCTCGCTGATTGCCCATCCTTTTCCTTGTCGGTCCTGATGTCTGGAAACTCCGCGCAAAGGATAACTCTCCTGATTCAGGAAGAATCCTGTTTCAGCATCCACATAAAATTCCCGAATACCAAATCGGGTACTTACCTCATCACCGGAACCTTCCATGATCATTTTCGCTGTATATAAATAGGGATCTTTTTTCCCATTCCATACTCTTGGATTATCTATGAAAAACACTTTTTCAGGTTTCTCTGTATTTGCTTCCAGAATAATCTCCCCTTCTCCATTCCGTATCTGCACCTTATATGCTTCACTTTGCCCGCCTGATACCTTTCCCTGCACCAGAACTTCTGCTTTTCCATCTTCGTTTAGGTGTGAAGTCACATAAATCCCGGGACCTCCATATTCTTCCAATTCAAAATGCCGTTCAGGTACAACCAGTAAATTTACACCTCGATACAAACCACCGAAAAAGGTAAAGTCCGCAAATTGCGGATATGTATCCTGACTTTCCGAATTATCTACTGCAATTGCAAGAATATTCTCCTTTTCTTCCAATCTTTCCGTCAAACGAATCCGAAACAGCGAAAATCCTCCGATATGATGCCCGATCTCTGCTCCATTGAGATACACATGTGCAGTCTGACTTGCAGCCGGAACCTCCAAATAAATTTCATCGCCCTGAGGACGCTCCAGTTTTCGAACATACCAGCATTCTCTTCTGTCATAATAATCGTCCCCATCTGCCCCGTCTTCTGCATTCCACGTATGAGGCAGTGTTATCTCCTGCATTGCCGAAAAATCGGGTGCTGTCAGATTTGGTCTTTCTTTTGTAAAAAACCAATTTTCATTAATTTCTATTTTTCGTCTCATTCTTCGTCTCCTGTTTCACCAATCAATTCCACATTGGAACGTCCCAGTTTCTTTTCCAGCTCTAATGTCTTGTTTTTATCCAGCGGATACACAAACCGCAAACAAATGTATTGGGCAGCAACACAAACTGCATATACCAGACCGATCAGAATCAATACATTTCTTGCCACATCTACACTCTGCTGTGCCCCCAGATTCTCATCATATCCTGTTAAGATCAACAAGAACGAAACAATCGATACTCCCACTCCCTGAGCCAGTTTTCTTCCCAGAGAATACGTTGCATATATAGTTCCCTCTTCTCATTTTCCTGTCTGTAATTCTTGATAATCCACACTGTCCGCCACAAGTGCCCACACAACAGTCGAGAAAAAAATACAGGAACTGTTTATGAGTACTGCTAAGATAATATAAATCATCATTCCCGTATTGTCAGGTGTTATCGGAAGAAATACAATTCCTGCTGCCGCCAAAATTCCAATCAGCATTGGGGCTGCTGCAGCTTCACGTTTTCCGAAGCGCTGTACTGTCGGTTTTACCAGTGGTATTACAATTAAAGATGGAATCATTGTTGCAAGCCCCAGAATACCGGATAATTTTGCATTTTTAAAATAACTCTGAAATACAATCTGGTTCGCGCTGGAAAGCCCTATCTGCATGATGATCAGCGCAATGGATGCAATCGTAATCGCTACAACTGCTTTATTTTTCAAAAAAGCGCTTAATGACTCGAAATAATTAAATTTCACTTTTTCCTGAGGTTCATGGGAGACAGCCACTCTCTCCACAGTCCCTTTGATCAGAATCTGAAATGCCGCAAAACCAATGATTCCAAGCACTAACGCCACAATAAACATTCTGCTTCCGATCAGATTGTTATCCTTATCGTAACATAATAACGGTAAAGTAATCAAAACAACAATATTCGCGATCATTGATCCGATTCCGCGGTAAGTTGACAACTGTGCTCTCTCTGTCGGATCTGTAGTAATAGCTGCATTCATTGCTCCATAAGGTACATTGACAACAGTATATGCCATATCCCAGATCAGGTATCCCACAACACATACCAGTACCTTAATCGGATAAGGTGCACTTGGGATCGGCAGAAAACATAACGCTCCTGAAAATAACAGTACAAAAGATCCATAATAAATATAAGTTTTAAATTTTCCTCTTTTTCCCGGTTTCAACGCATCCATTAATGCTCCCATGATCGGATCATTAATCGCATCCCAGATTTTCAAAAGCAAAATAATGATTCCCCATGTTCCTAAATCCAGCCCAATATACTGTGTATAAAACAGCATCAAATAGCTGTTCAGCGCAAAACTCATATTGCACCCTAAATCTCCCATTGCATATGACCATTTATCCTTCGCTCCAAACGGTCTTTGTCTGTTGACTTTGTTCATTTTCATCTTCCTCCTAATCATATTTAAAC
This window of the Mediterraneibacter gnavus ATCC 29149 genome carries:
- a CDS encoding DUF6040 family protein; its protein translation is MRSEKEKLRSANVTIEECQDKIRCLTQQRDYARTHQKIVEIPVEKPVLYKKCEACDRTAYQNAKARYETQKEQLAGQYKAKTVMFQTTLFLLAWYSLTTTLFQAVQSDVFLSDCKSFFHDAASFIQTFIGWTIDAGQSVAQISTKIPNEIIAGIIYWLLLILVVGICVAGTGILAILIEIKVIELYKKNCWDVITLLMILTSAAVIIYFGEVIKKALSINLLFFWLILQGIYLTIRRYISQDTD
- a CDS encoding DUF1430 domain-containing protein — encoded protein: MKAIKNLCLFCFLIFGILMQSEIFQDQLWNFSTAYFTSSRYEVASEDMSQFLKDVSETATENDVHIFSQYNEINNKYLSTLHIYGDDKVIRQTLKNTANIEESEYTALVSGITKVKFHNLSELQSTSVGYENFISYIGNEDNIISAYQKLSEKYSLTYPEYWNSTEKDMIFIIWGMIIALMIVLNVIEVVRRKKEVVVRVSLGESAGFIAFKAALFDVTFDIALFIVAKILLSNYISGAYENRLVTILYSIGIILSTIPYCSFCFFDIRKAFANATHKRGVDFLIYSLKFIAGVAAVFTIITNISSIHNNLFTNEHLLEEYYDANYFTVKTTDFNAEKEEAFWNKLYKNEYNTLKPVICLNILNDKNDVIYVNNHAKDMLQGFTKQINAVENESSDLIIFIPKNRYFAKNKQLAYDSLSHVLNHDNLQQLNIQYIEYSETEYFSYLDTSRINGIEKSKNPIIIYQANKDLAVNGGYLESYKAGAVLFQCDEKQLRNISKKYEDMLGNYQLVITNVHEQYLYNHTFLIKLVGFLSSLCTIVLLLNIMIIVTVSRLEFRENAMKISLMKIFGYSLFERHKTLLKMIVVENFVILVGMLIYSLLSVQTEVGISILVSSFMALIEFTIIFFNITIVEKTNIPKSLKGGCL
- a CDS encoding ATP-binding cassette domain-containing protein encodes the protein MIIIENLCKAYNDKILFKNFHLEIPDSSFLVISGESGCGKSTLLNMIGGIETPDKGSIIVNGFDVTKKGKKQKYFKEVVGFLFQNFALLENKTVKENLEIIKKSGRTDILINEALEKVGLQKVINKKVYQLSGGEQQRVALARLMLKKCSIVLADEPTGSLDKKNSEIVMNILHELSEQGKTVIVVTHSEEIVAQEKHVLYL
- a CDS encoding DUF6061 family protein — its product is MRTIYAEYNINHDSIDVYTSAGYMLRIDCWKAEKNLKTTYGSECALTSLAVDEPLEYARLYLEGNLQMWVDAEDSLEL
- a CDS encoding GNAT family N-acetyltransferase is translated as MKIDVCSKKEQDYIIERLVEYNLSQVEAKQKENFIDLSKKIGKDDKIVAGIVARMYCWNVVYVDTLWVDSSYRGKKLGSLLLEEVENDAKSKGAKLIHLDTFDFQAKEFYEKQGYIVFGILENCPEKHYRYYLKKVL
- a CDS encoding helix-turn-helix domain-containing protein yields the protein MNYGHLELRIEELLKERDISKNTICKELDIPRSNFNRYCRNEFQRLDANLICKLCDYFDCEVGELICYVKE
- a CDS encoding helix-turn-helix domain-containing protein codes for the protein MNKIKELRKENNITVAELAKELGISQSMLTNYENGNGTPRDDSIWDRLSQLFGVSKSHVMGLTTDIDVVHRKKKFKAVVDMSEPISIQVENQTDIDILTKLDLLDDEDTNKVLDFINNLLTIKKYEGIEDSPIEYVTK
- a CDS encoding tyrosine-type recombinase/integrase translates to MSRADSIKILYQELKTGILSLTDIQEQVDMNKKQVLDLHKKMYNYWQGKNGKWYSYLPKEGVEPPKGKQIESVNEEKLNSKIIEYYVIEESRKKQEKTCPTFLEVYYMWRSIKDLELDDNSIYKFNTDCKRFFVGTDFAEMPINQINENTIKVFMLETIKRLELCKETTRKFFSYIKNVIRYARIEKIITDNPVEFLEPKDFTKHCGEIEVSDCDKYYTDTELAIILKALHGYYRENPLYMPPYAIELAMYTGMRVSELSTLKWSDINDICISINKSAKHNRLKNEFSVGKTKTKKSRAYPVDGQINHLLARIKRVQEEHGILCEWIFTDGNGSYTHARNITDCMTRLCRENKLNGGGITKLRKTTSSDLQAKGTPKSVVASMLGHTTEVNEKYYTYDTSNLAEKKKIIQERNAKFKNLAHTG